Proteins co-encoded in one Candidatus Omnitrophota bacterium genomic window:
- the infB gene encoding translation initiation factor IF-2 — MVISKKEKVVLKKTVHDKEKKTVKKTVKVKVVKKPAKAVAAPKIKKIVLPKQKEHIKKEPVKVAVKEQVSPKPVFAKKIEVEVLKPSPVVEEPKKIIKETPSPVVKEEVKKTSSQVPPKITPKEQVHTKIAPAKPKIEEVKVAPPVPPAPVVDLRQLKEIEIELPITVKDLSIRLQEKPSIVIKNLMNMGIMVGINHSLDEETAVKICDKFNCKIKKAPDQEELALGVHQEAEKAENLHPRSPIVTFMGHVDHGKTSLLDAIRKTKVVDSEHGGITQHIGAYKVSLPHGEITFLDTPGHEAFTAMRARGASITDIVVLVVAADDGIMPQTQEAIDHAKAAGVPIIVAANKIDKPQANLDRVKKQLAEFDLRSEDWGGKTIVVPVSAKTGEGIDSLLEMILLEAQMLELKADSKRLARGIVIEAKMSKGRGPVVTLLVKNGTLHLNQNIIVGNLYGKIRAMFNDRGASVTQAGPSAPVEVLGISGIPEAGEQFFVISDEKQAKELAALRMEKERQQQIKTVKRINLEDLHAQISAGKLKELKIIIKADVQGSLEAIKDVLSKLDVPEIKVDIIHIGVGNINSSDVILAVASNALIVGFNVIEDDLAKEAAVKEGIEIRKYNIIYELGNEIKAAVVGMLEPKLKKVFLGRAEIRKVFKLSRSGIIAGCFVTKGKFHRNCNVSLVRNGEVIFEGKLSSLKRFKDDVKDVAEGFECGMSIAGYDQVQDGDIIEGYEIEKIFRKI, encoded by the coding sequence ATGGTAATATCAAAAAAAGAAAAAGTTGTTTTAAAGAAAACTGTTCATGATAAGGAAAAAAAGACGGTTAAAAAAACTGTTAAGGTGAAAGTAGTAAAGAAGCCGGCTAAGGCTGTTGCTGCGCCGAAAATAAAGAAAATTGTTTTGCCTAAACAGAAAGAACATATTAAGAAAGAACCGGTAAAGGTTGCCGTGAAAGAACAGGTTTCTCCAAAACCCGTTTTTGCTAAGAAAATAGAAGTCGAGGTTCTAAAGCCATCGCCTGTTGTTGAAGAGCCAAAGAAAATTATTAAAGAAACCCCAAGTCCTGTTGTTAAGGAAGAAGTAAAGAAAACTTCTTCTCAGGTCCCCCCTAAAATTACTCCAAAGGAGCAGGTACATACAAAAATAGCTCCGGCTAAGCCTAAGATAGAAGAAGTAAAAGTTGCCCCTCCGGTTCCGCCGGCTCCAGTGGTTGATTTAAGGCAATTAAAAGAGATAGAGATAGAATTGCCAATTACTGTCAAAGACCTTTCGATAAGGCTACAGGAGAAACCTTCTATTGTAATTAAGAATCTAATGAATATGGGGATAATGGTTGGCATTAACCATTCGTTAGATGAGGAAACCGCTGTAAAAATCTGTGATAAATTTAATTGTAAAATAAAGAAAGCCCCGGACCAGGAAGAATTGGCTTTAGGGGTTCATCAGGAAGCAGAAAAAGCAGAGAATCTTCATCCAAGGTCTCCGATAGTTACTTTTATGGGCCATGTTGACCACGGTAAAACGTCTTTGTTGGATGCAATCAGAAAAACTAAAGTTGTTGATAGCGAGCACGGAGGGATTACTCAGCATATCGGAGCATACAAGGTTAGTCTTCCACACGGAGAAATCACATTTTTAGATACTCCTGGGCACGAAGCGTTTACTGCTATGCGGGCCAGGGGGGCTAGTATTACAGATATTGTAGTCTTGGTAGTTGCCGCGGATGATGGCATTATGCCTCAGACGCAAGAAGCTATTGACCACGCCAAGGCTGCGGGGGTACCGATAATTGTTGCGGCGAATAAAATTGATAAACCACAAGCAAATCTTGACAGGGTAAAAAAACAGCTGGCAGAATTTGATCTTCGTTCGGAGGATTGGGGCGGAAAAACTATTGTTGTCCCTGTTTCTGCAAAGACCGGGGAAGGAATAGATAGTTTGCTGGAAATGATCCTATTAGAGGCCCAGATGCTTGAATTAAAAGCAGATTCCAAACGCCTTGCCCGCGGAATTGTAATTGAAGCTAAGATGTCCAAAGGCAGAGGCCCAGTGGTTACGCTCCTTGTAAAGAATGGCACGCTTCATTTGAATCAAAACATTATCGTTGGCAATCTTTACGGGAAAATTAGGGCGATGTTTAATGATAGAGGTGCTTCGGTTACCCAGGCAGGGCCAAGTGCGCCGGTTGAAGTCCTTGGTATCTCAGGTATCCCTGAAGCTGGAGAACAATTCTTTGTTATTAGTGATGAGAAGCAGGCAAAAGAATTAGCCGCCTTACGCATGGAAAAAGAGAGGCAACAACAGATAAAAACTGTAAAAAGAATCAACCTTGAAGATTTGCATGCCCAAATCAGCGCGGGCAAGCTAAAAGAGTTAAAGATTATTATTAAAGCTGATGTGCAGGGGTCTCTTGAGGCGATCAAGGATGTATTAAGCAAGCTTGATGTCCCCGAGATTAAAGTGGATATTATCCATATCGGGGTAGGAAATATAAATTCTTCGGATGTAATCTTAGCTGTTGCATCAAATGCGTTAATAGTAGGTTTTAATGTTATAGAGGATGATTTGGCTAAAGAAGCAGCAGTAAAAGAAGGCATTGAAATCAGGAAATATAATATTATTTATGAGCTTGGGAATGAAATTAAAGCAGCGGTTGTAGGTATGCTTGAGCCGAAACTTAAGAAAGTTTTCTTAGGCCGTGCTGAGATAAGAAAAGTCTTTAAGCTATCGCGCTCCGGGATAATCGCCGGTTGTTTTGTAACTAAAGGGAAATTCCATCGCAACTGCAATGTAAGCTTGGTAAGAAATGGCGAGGTAATTTTTGAAGGCAAACTTTCTTCTTTGAAGCGGTTTAAAGACGATGTTAAGGATGTGGCGGAAGGTTTTGAATGTGGGATGAGCATAGCAGGGTATGATCAAGTGCAGGATGGCGATATTATAGAAGGATACGAAATAGAAAAGATATTTAGGAAAATATAA
- the trpS gene encoding tryptophan--tRNA ligase: protein MKKRILSGMRPTGKLHLGHLVGALDNWKKLQDEYECFFMVADWHALMGEYENTENLKDNVIDNVVDFLACGIDPKKAHIFIQSHVKEHLELYMVFSVITPLGLLERCPTYKEQLREVTNRDLSTYGFLGYPVLQAADILLYKAEAVPVGEDQLPHLELTRQIARKFNNIFKKETFADPQALLTKSNRLLGLDGRKMSKSYNNYIALSEEPEVIRKKIKSMFTDPLRIKLSDPGHPEKCNVHNYYSVFFPEKKKELDEKCRRSQIGCTECKKELSELLIKFLEPIQKKRHELLKDKSKIMDVLELGEKKAKETACATMDEVRKLINL, encoded by the coding sequence ATGAAGAAAAGAATACTTAGCGGCATGCGTCCGACTGGGAAGCTTCATCTGGGGCATTTAGTAGGCGCTCTTGATAATTGGAAGAAACTACAAGATGAATACGAGTGTTTTTTTATGGTGGCTGATTGGCATGCTTTGATGGGTGAATATGAGAATACGGAAAATTTAAAAGATAATGTGATTGATAATGTGGTTGATTTCCTTGCGTGTGGGATTGACCCTAAAAAAGCACATATTTTTATTCAGTCTCATGTAAAAGAGCACCTGGAGTTATATATGGTTTTCTCTGTGATTACTCCTTTAGGCCTGCTGGAGAGATGCCCAACTTATAAAGAGCAGTTGCGCGAGGTTACCAACCGCGATTTAAGCACGTATGGTTTCTTAGGGTATCCGGTTTTGCAGGCTGCCGATATTTTGCTTTATAAAGCGGAGGCGGTTCCTGTCGGTGAAGACCAGCTGCCGCATCTGGAACTAACCAGGCAGATTGCCAGGAAATTTAATAATATTTTTAAAAAAGAAACCTTTGCTGATCCGCAGGCTCTTTTAACCAAGTCAAACCGTTTGTTGGGCTTAGACGGCAGGAAAATGAGTAAGAGCTATAATAATTACATTGCTCTTTCTGAAGAACCGGAAGTAATACGTAAGAAAATAAAAAGCATGTTTACCGATCCTTTACGGATTAAACTTTCTGATCCCGGGCATCCGGAAAAATGCAATGTGCATAACTATTATTCAGTATTCTTCCCCGAGAAAAAGAAGGAACTTGATGAGAAGTGCCGCAGGTCGCAAATTGGGTGTACTGAATGCAAAAAGGAATTATCCGAGCTGCTCATTAAATTCTTAGAGCCTATCCAGAAGAAAAGGCACGAATTATTAAAAGATAAATCAAAGATAATGGATGTATTAGAGCTTGGCGAAAAGAAAGCAAAAGAGACAGCTTGTGCTACGATGGATGAAGTAAGAAAGTTGATTAATCTGTAA
- a CDS encoding segregation/condensation protein A, producing MGYKIKLEIFEGPLDLLLYLVKKDHLNIYDIPIAKVTEQYMQYLNLMQLMDLNIAGEFLVMAATLMQIKSKMLLPAPETPTLEEEEDPREELVKRLLEYERFKQIAESLREKENMQKEVFKRPKIEIEKELFTEKDVYFEASIFDLINAFSQALKDVPKELFYEVIKDEFTVEQKVHELLHLLLVNSSIRVSELFKKSKNKIEIVVTFLAVLELIKMREIVAAQKDLFSDIEILRNKNNIIPYEQRADETSAS from the coding sequence ATGGGATATAAAATTAAATTAGAAATTTTTGAAGGCCCGTTGGACCTTCTTTTATATTTGGTAAAAAAAGACCACTTAAATATTTATGATATACCTATAGCAAAAGTAACCGAGCAATACATGCAGTATTTAAATCTTATGCAGCTTATGGATTTAAATATTGCTGGAGAATTCTTGGTTATGGCAGCGACCCTTATGCAGATTAAATCAAAGATGCTGCTTCCTGCGCCTGAAACTCCAACCTTAGAGGAAGAAGAAGACCCGAGAGAAGAGCTTGTTAAGAGGCTTTTGGAATATGAGAGGTTTAAGCAAATAGCTGAATCGCTGCGTGAAAAAGAGAATATGCAGAAAGAAGTCTTCAAGCGCCCAAAGATTGAAATAGAAAAGGAATTATTTACGGAAAAAGACGTTTATTTTGAAGCAAGTATCTTTGATTTGATTAATGCTTTTTCTCAGGCACTTAAAGACGTGCCGAAGGAATTATTCTATGAGGTTATAAAAGATGAATTTACCGTTGAGCAGAAGGTTCACGAGCTTTTGCATCTTTTGTTGGTAAATTCCAGTATTCGGGTTTCCGAGTTATTTAAGAAATCAAAGAATAAGATAGAGATCGTAGTTACATTTTTAGCCGTGTTGGAATTAATCAAGATGCGGGAGATTGTCGCCGCGCAAAAAGATCTTTTCTCCGATATTGAGATCTTAAGAAATAAAAATAATATTATTCCCTATGAACAACGAGCAGACGAGACAAGCGCTTCTTAA
- the ruvB gene encoding Holliday junction branch migration DNA helicase RuvB — protein sequence MNNEQTRQALLKGNPVVANIKESEEDVVLNMSLRPKKLGDFIGQKEVVDNLKVCFTAAKQRKEPLEHVLLSGPPGLGKTSLSHIIAHEMGTKITATSGPAIERAGDLIGILTNLEKGDVLFIDEIHRLSKVVEEFLYPAMENFQIDFIIDKGQFARTIKFNLKPFTLIGATTRTGLLAAPLRGRFGIFYNLDFYKVEDLAKIIKHSAKSLGVEIDDEASLEIGRRSRGTPRVANRLLRRIRDYAQVANTKKIDCLIASKTLDELGIDKAGLDDLDRKVLKLILDSYSGGPVGIEALAASLNEEVDTVADTVEPYLLKAGFLKRTSRGRLATKLAFEHFGKKYEKQEEMF from the coding sequence ATGAACAACGAGCAGACGAGACAAGCGCTTCTTAAGGGTAACCCCGTAGTTGCCAATATCAAGGAATCCGAAGAGGATGTAGTTTTGAATATGTCTCTTCGCCCGAAAAAATTGGGGGATTTTATCGGCCAGAAAGAAGTAGTTGATAATCTGAAAGTTTGTTTTACTGCCGCAAAACAAAGAAAAGAACCTCTCGAGCATGTGCTTCTGTCAGGGCCTCCGGGGTTGGGAAAGACTTCACTGTCCCATATAATTGCACATGAGATGGGTACAAAGATTACCGCGACAAGCGGGCCTGCAATTGAACGCGCAGGCGACTTAATTGGCATTCTTACCAACTTGGAAAAGGGAGACGTTCTTTTTATTGACGAAATTCACCGGCTTTCTAAGGTAGTTGAAGAATTTCTTTATCCGGCAATGGAGAATTTTCAGATTGATTTTATTATTGATAAAGGGCAATTCGCGCGAACGATAAAATTTAATTTAAAACCTTTTACTTTAATCGGGGCTACAACCCGCACAGGACTTTTAGCTGCCCCGCTTCGTGGAAGATTCGGGATATTTTATAACCTGGATTTCTATAAAGTAGAGGATTTAGCTAAGATTATTAAGCATTCTGCAAAGTCTTTGGGTGTAGAGATAGATGATGAAGCAAGTCTTGAAATTGGCAGGCGCAGCAGGGGCACTCCTCGTGTTGCCAATAGGCTTTTGCGTCGCATAAGAGATTATGCACAGGTAGCTAACACAAAAAAGATTGATTGTTTGATTGCATCAAAAACTTTGGATGAGCTTGGTATTGATAAGGCCGGGCTTGATGATTTGGATAGGAAAGTGCTAAAGCTAATCTTGGATTCTTATAGCGGGGGTCCCGTAGGTATTGAAGCTTTGGCAGCCAGCCTTAATGAGGAAGTTGATACGGTTGCAGATACTGTTGAGCCGTATCTGCTTAAGGCCGGATTCTTGAAGCGCACCTCGCGTGGAAGGCTTGCCACTAAGCTTGCATTTGAGCACTTCGGAAAAAAATACGAAAAACAAGAAGAGATGTTTTAA
- a CDS encoding epoxyqueuosine reductase QueH: protein MKILLHTCCAPCLIYPLEILRENNFTVVSYFYNPNIHSYAEFEKRRQAVDSFAGNEKIDAVFPPYNPIEFFHAVYQKEIGKERCSICWRLRLNKTALAAKALGFEYFTTTMLVSPYQSQEMLKEIGEDIGRKEQVKFFYEDFRPGFRKSHDQAKAKGIYCQKYCGCIFSEIETCKK from the coding sequence ATGAAAATACTATTACATACCTGCTGTGCGCCTTGCTTAATCTATCCCTTGGAGATATTAAGGGAAAATAATTTTACGGTAGTAAGTTATTTCTATAATCCTAACATCCATTCTTACGCAGAATTTGAAAAAAGAAGGCAGGCTGTAGATTCTTTCGCGGGAAATGAAAAGATTGATGCGGTTTTCCCGCCTTACAATCCGATTGAGTTTTTCCACGCGGTCTATCAAAAGGAGATCGGCAAAGAAAGATGCTCAATCTGTTGGCGTTTACGCCTTAATAAGACAGCTCTTGCGGCTAAGGCTTTGGGTTTCGAATATTTTACAACTACAATGTTGGTTAGCCCCTATCAGAGTCAGGAGATGCTTAAGGAAATAGGCGAGGATATCGGAAGGAAAGAACAGGTTAAGTTTTTCTATGAAGATTTCCGTCCGGGTTTCCGTAAAAGCCATGATCAAGCAAAGGCTAAAGGCATATATTGCCAGAAATATTGTGGATGTATTTTCTCGGAGATCGAAACTTGCAAGAAATAG
- a CDS encoding DUF2905 domain-containing protein produces the protein MYFLGDRNLQEIAKTIILLGIILIAIGIILFFGKNIPFIGKLPGDICIQKKNFTFYFPVVTSILASVALSLILWFFNRK, from the coding sequence ATGTATTTTCTCGGAGATCGAAACTTGCAAGAAATAGCCAAGACAATAATTTTACTCGGGATTATCTTAATTGCGATTGGAATAATTCTTTTCTTTGGCAAGAATATCCCTTTTATCGGAAAGCTTCCAGGGGATATTTGCATCCAGAAGAAGAATTTCACCTTTTATTTCCCCGTAGTTACATCTATTTTAGCGAGTGTGGCTTTGTCTCTAATTCTCTGGTTTTTTAACCGAAAATGA
- a CDS encoding SpoIID/LytB domain-containing protein produces MRKISVLVFILIVFLQVSLGFCFAKEPNPVRVAIAQDISALRIKIEGFYEVINPKTNKVLYRGRHLNSTATVYKGGILLANVRPKSDRLFIRTYDPDEIIINGRRFRGDIELIKAPDAHLLAINHIGLESYVKGILFHEVSHYWPVEVLKTQAIVCRSYALYQCQENKNKDFDVTNDTYSQVYGGLTSERLRTSKAVDETKGMVLFFNGKILPAFFHATCGGFTENVSALWNLQNSALSGVKCDFCKESPHFNWHCCLSAKEIEEKLLKAGIKIQGIKDILVVSRNNSGRVVNLKVTGSEKEMDILAKDFRNIIGSNIIKSTNFNVTSVKGDFIFEGLGWGHGVGLCQWGAYFMAKQGSKFEEILKFYYPGAEIISIGQ; encoded by the coding sequence ATGAGAAAGATTAGTGTATTAGTATTTATCCTGATTGTTTTCTTGCAGGTTTCTTTGGGTTTTTGTTTCGCCAAAGAGCCGAATCCTGTTCGTGTAGCTATAGCACAGGATATTTCTGCTTTAAGAATTAAGATTGAAGGTTTTTACGAAGTAATTAATCCAAAAACTAACAAAGTTTTATACCGCGGCAGGCATTTGAATTCTACCGCAACCGTTTATAAAGGCGGAATTTTGCTCGCTAATGTAAGGCCAAAGTCAGATAGGCTTTTTATCAGGACCTACGATCCCGATGAGATTATTATAAACGGAAGAAGGTTTAGAGGGGATATTGAATTGATCAAAGCTCCGGATGCGCATTTATTAGCGATTAATCACATCGGTTTGGAATCGTATGTTAAGGGGATTCTTTTCCATGAGGTTTCGCATTACTGGCCGGTTGAAGTTTTAAAAACACAGGCGATTGTCTGCCGTTCTTATGCCTTATATCAATGCCAGGAAAACAAAAATAAAGATTTTGATGTTACCAATGATACATATTCTCAGGTTTATGGCGGGTTGACTTCCGAGAGATTGCGAACAAGTAAAGCAGTTGATGAAACTAAAGGAATGGTTTTATTTTTTAATGGTAAGATTCTGCCTGCTTTTTTTCATGCTACCTGCGGAGGTTTTACGGAGAATGTTTCAGCGCTTTGGAACCTGCAAAATTCCGCGTTAAGCGGGGTTAAATGCGATTTTTGTAAAGAATCACCGCATTTTAATTGGCACTGTTGTTTATCAGCAAAAGAAATTGAGGAAAAATTATTAAAAGCCGGAATTAAGATCCAAGGCATAAAAGATATATTAGTGGTAAGTAGGAATAATTCCGGCCGCGTTGTGAATCTTAAAGTAACCGGTAGTGAAAAAGAAATGGATATTTTGGCTAAAGATTTCAGGAATATTATTGGTTCAAATATTATAAAAAGCACAAATTTTAATGTTACTTCAGTAAAGGGAGATTTTATCTTTGAGGGGCTTGGTTGGGGCCATGGTGTTGGTTTGTGCCAATGGGGCGCATATTTTATGGCAAAGCAAGGGTCTAAATTTGAAGAAATTCTTAAGTTCTATTATCCCGGAGCAGAGATCATCTCGATTGGACAATGA
- the queA gene encoding tRNA preQ1(34) S-adenosylmethionine ribosyltransferase-isomerase QueA has translation MKLANFDYNLPKELIAQHPLKERDSAKLMVLNRKDKSIEHCVFKDIVNYFRKEDLIILNDTRVLSCRLEGKRLTGGRVEVLLLNQEKGMTFKAMIKPARLRLNEEIKFNNGSLVGRLTERNRISFSANSVQEVYSHGQVPLPPYIKRIPDESDKDYYQTVYAIKDGAIASPTAGLHFTKELMKDIQGLGVNFASLTLHVGLGTFKPVKTDNIEDHIMESELFNIPDKTIKCLEKAKKNNARVCAVGTTSLRSLETYALGLRDGVTNLYITPGFKFNLADCLLTNFHLPCTTLFMLVCAFAGEDFAKKAYKIAVEKEYRFYSYGDAMLIL, from the coding sequence ATGAAATTAGCTAACTTTGATTATAATTTACCTAAAGAATTAATCGCGCAGCATCCTTTAAAAGAAAGGGACAGCGCAAAACTTATGGTCTTAAACCGTAAGGACAAAAGCATAGAGCATTGTGTTTTTAAAGATATAGTTAATTATTTCCGCAAAGAAGATTTAATTATTTTAAATGACACAAGGGTTTTATCTTGCAGGTTAGAAGGTAAGCGTTTAACAGGAGGCAGGGTTGAGGTTTTATTATTAAATCAAGAGAAAGGGATGACTTTTAAAGCCATGATTAAGCCTGCAAGGTTAAGATTGAATGAAGAAATCAAATTTAACAATGGCTCTCTTGTTGGAAGGTTAACTGAAAGAAACAGGATTAGTTTTAGCGCAAATTCCGTCCAAGAGGTTTATTCTCACGGCCAAGTCCCGCTTCCTCCTTATATAAAAAGAATTCCTGATGAATCTGATAAGGATTATTATCAGACTGTTTATGCGATTAAGGATGGAGCGATTGCATCTCCAACTGCCGGGTTGCATTTTACTAAAGAATTGATGAAAGATATTCAAGGTTTAGGAGTAAATTTTGCTTCGCTTACTTTGCATGTCGGATTAGGTACTTTTAAACCGGTAAAAACCGATAATATAGAAGATCATATAATGGAGTCCGAATTGTTTAATATTCCTGATAAGACGATAAAGTGTTTGGAGAAAGCGAAAAAAAATAACGCGCGTGTTTGCGCGGTAGGAACGACTAGCTTACGCAGCCTTGAAACTTATGCTTTGGGATTAAGAGACGGCGTTACCAATTTATATATTACTCCCGGTTTTAAGTTTAATCTTGCGGATTGCCTTTTAACGAATTTCCACCTGCCTTGCACTACACTTTTTATGCTGGTGTGTGCTTTTGCCGGGGAAGATTTCGCAAAGAAAGCTTATAAGATTGCAGTAGAGAAGGAATACAGGTTTTATAGTTATGGCGATGCAATGTTAATTTTATAG
- the tgt gene encoding tRNA guanosine(34) transglycosylase Tgt → MFKVDYQEKNSKARLGSLMTAHGEIKTPCFMPVGTHGTVKGISQRTLIECGAQIILSNAYHLFLRPGMDIIKKAGSLHDFMSWEKPILTDSGGFQIFSLAFLRKLTDEGVSFQSHFDGKSHFLSPEDVIENQRILGSDIMMPLDECAHYPCERDHAEVAMDRTINWAKRSKQEFLKRENSYSGKSQLLFGIVQGATYDDLRKECTEKLIDIGFDGYAIGGVSVGEPSSLIYETINTCSSFLPQDKPRYVMGIGYPQDLLEGVEAGMDMFDCVIPTRYGRNGTVFTSNGKMVIRNSPYIEDFRPIDEDCDCYVCKNYTRAYIRHLFNAKEMLALSLASLHNIYFFLNLMRKAREAIAKDKFLEFKKDFLRKYNSSDDERKEDED, encoded by the coding sequence ATGTTTAAAGTAGATTATCAGGAAAAAAATTCAAAAGCAAGGCTGGGTTCTTTAATGACTGCGCATGGGGAAATTAAGACCCCATGCTTTATGCCGGTAGGTACTCATGGGACGGTAAAAGGCATATCACAAAGGACTCTGATTGAGTGCGGAGCGCAAATTATTCTATCAAACGCGTATCATCTTTTTTTGCGCCCGGGAATGGATATAATTAAAAAGGCCGGGAGTTTGCATGATTTTATGTCTTGGGAAAAACCCATACTTACCGATAGCGGAGGTTTCCAGATCTTTAGTTTAGCTTTTTTAAGAAAATTAACTGATGAAGGTGTAAGTTTCCAATCGCATTTCGACGGGAAAAGCCATTTTTTAAGCCCGGAGGATGTGATTGAGAACCAGAGAATCTTGGGCTCAGATATTATGATGCCTTTGGATGAATGCGCTCATTATCCTTGTGAAAGAGACCATGCAGAAGTAGCAATGGATAGGACTATTAATTGGGCTAAGCGTTCAAAGCAGGAATTTCTTAAGCGGGAAAATTCTTATAGCGGAAAAAGCCAGTTACTCTTTGGCATTGTGCAAGGGGCAACTTACGATGATTTACGAAAGGAATGCACTGAAAAACTTATTGATATAGGGTTTGACGGCTATGCTATCGGAGGAGTTTCTGTCGGAGAGCCGAGTAGTTTAATATATGAAACAATAAATACTTGTTCTTCGTTCTTGCCGCAGGATAAACCGCGTTATGTTATGGGTATTGGCTACCCGCAGGATTTGCTTGAAGGAGTGGAGGCGGGGATGGATATGTTTGATTGTGTTATACCTACACGTTACGGGAGAAATGGCACGGTTTTTACAAGTAATGGCAAAATGGTAATCAGGAATTCTCCCTATATAGAAGATTTTAGGCCGATAGACGAGGATTGCGATTGTTATGTCTGCAAGAATTACACCCGTGCTTATATCCGCCATCTTTTTAATGCTAAGGAGATGTTGGCTTTAAGCCTTGCTTCGCTGCATAATATTTATTTTTTTCTTAATCTTATGCGTAAGGCCCGGGAAGCGATAGCTAAAGATAAATTTTTAGAGTTTAAGAAAGATTTCTTAAGGAAGTATAATAGCAGTGATGATGAGAGGAAGGAAGATGAGGATTGA
- the rplS gene encoding 50S ribosomal protein L19, producing MERIKMIEAGFAKKDVPAFNVGDNVKVMVKIPEGPDKVRLHPFEGVVISKQGTGINQNFTVRKVSYGEGIERVFPLHSPSIERIEVLRSGKVKKAKLFYLRGKVGKRATKIESKEEKA from the coding sequence ATGGAAAGAATAAAAATGATTGAAGCAGGGTTTGCCAAAAAAGATGTCCCAGCTTTTAATGTTGGAGACAATGTAAAAGTTATGGTTAAGATACCGGAAGGCCCTGATAAGGTGCGTTTGCATCCCTTTGAGGGCGTGGTTATTTCAAAACAAGGCACTGGGATCAACCAGAACTTTACCGTAAGAAAAGTTTCTTATGGAGAAGGTATTGAACGCGTATTCCCTTTGCATTCACCCAGTATTGAACGAATTGAAGTTTTACGTTCAGGAAAAGTTAAGAAAGCAAAGCTGTTTTATTTAAGAGGCAAGGTTGGAAAGCGTGCAACAAAGATTGAATCCAAGGAAGAAAAAGCGTAA
- a CDS encoding ribonuclease HII codes for MTVNLKQGVGVYYERKLKKQGYDLIIGVDEAGRGPLAGPVVAAAVALKTFHFKNRIDDSKKLTSDLREKAFLEIIKKSIFGIAIINEQIIDRLNILVATRIAMEEAVSSLLKKASCLGLKKTHVIVDGNMNLDIKLPNTAIIKGDAKSKSIASASILAKVTRDRIMNIYDKVYPQYGFVKHKGYPTCEHRATIKKIGLSLIHRKTFSSV; via the coding sequence ATGACTGTAAATTTAAAACAAGGTGTGGGGGTTTATTACGAACGCAAACTTAAAAAGCAAGGGTACGATTTAATTATAGGTGTAGATGAAGCAGGCAGAGGCCCTCTGGCAGGCCCTGTGGTTGCTGCGGCAGTTGCATTAAAAACCTTCCATTTTAAAAATCGCATAGATGATTCAAAGAAGCTTACCTCCGATTTAAGAGAAAAGGCTTTTTTGGAGATTATCAAGAAATCTATATTTGGCATAGCAATAATCAATGAGCAGATTATCGACCGCCTTAATATCCTGGTTGCAACACGCATAGCTATGGAAGAGGCGGTTAGTTCTTTGTTAAAGAAAGCCAGCTGTTTAGGCTTAAAGAAAACCCATGTTATTGTAGATGGCAATATGAACCTTGATATAAAACTGCCAAATACTGCTATTATCAAGGGGGATGCGAAATCAAAGAGTATTGCTTCAGCATCAATTTTGGCTAAGGTAACCCGCGACCGGATAATGAATATTTATGATAAAGTGTACCCTCAGTATGGGTTTGTAAAGCATAAAGGTTATCCAACTTGCGAACACAGGGCCACCATAAAGAAAATCGGTTTATCTTTAATCCACAGAAAGACTTTTTCAAGTGTCTGA
- a CDS encoding YraN family protein, whose amino-acid sequence MSDNLILGNKGEDLAAGFLKENGYKIIIRNYKSKLGEVDIVAFDKDVLCFIEVKTRNSLEFGLPKEAVSPFKQRQLAKAALLFLKEKKFLNKKARFDIVSVLCSQSSPKIDLIKNAFELDESFSL is encoded by the coding sequence GTGTCTGATAATTTAATCTTAGGGAATAAGGGCGAAGATTTAGCCGCCGGTTTTTTAAAAGAAAACGGTTATAAGATTATCATCCGTAATTATAAATCAAAACTTGGTGAAGTTGACATTGTGGCTTTTGATAAAGATGTGCTTTGTTTCATTGAGGTTAAGACGAGGAATTCATTAGAGTTCGGCTTGCCGAAAGAAGCGGTTTCACCTTTTAAGCAAAGGCAGCTTGCCAAAGCAGCATTGCTTTTCCTGAAAGAAAAGAAGTTCTTAAATAAAAAAGCGCGTTTTGATATTGTTTCTGTTTTGTGCTCTCAAAGCTCTCCAAAGATAGATTTGATTAAAAATGCATTTGAATTGGATGAAAGTTTTTCTTTGTAA